A region from the Spirochaeta thermophila DSM 6192 genome encodes:
- a CDS encoding NAD(P)H-dependent oxidoreductase subunit E: MSKIRITVCVGTACYVMGGADLLALRDALPPEWASHLEWEGTPCLNHCREFGTERAPFVLVDGNLLAGVTPERLKAEIARLIAGGTDAERG, encoded by the coding sequence ATGAGCAAGATCAGGATCACGGTCTGTGTGGGAACCGCGTGCTACGTCATGGGAGGGGCGGACCTCCTGGCGCTCCGGGACGCTCTTCCCCCGGAGTGGGCCTCTCACCTGGAGTGGGAGGGGACCCCCTGCCTCAACCACTGCCGGGAGTTCGGGACGGAGCGGGCCCCCTTCGTCCTTGTCGACGGAAACCTGTTGGCGGGGGTGACTCCAGAGCGTCTCAAGGCCGAGATAGCACGTCTCATTGCAGGAGGGACCGATGCCGAGAGAGGATAA
- a CDS encoding SpoIIE family protein phosphatase, translating into MDDIFVEVGSFQIPKYGEHAEGDVFFSKKDLNGKRIVSVLSDGLGSGIKASVLATLTATIGAGCIAHKLSLERTGGLLMRTLPVCSKRKISYATFTIVDIDSDYRVSCLEYDNPPYLLWRGDRLLETRRDRRILRRQGKGHPASMEVALSSFQAVLDDRLIFFSDGVTQCGMGSRRFPLGWGLEGVIDYVGNILSVTPDISARDLARVVVQRALMIDEGKAKDDITCGVVYFRKARRLLVVTGPPLRRDRDRDLAALFRDFRGTRIICGGTTATIIARELGKRLSVRLECVDPALPPPGEMEGADLVTEGILTLGKVAEYLERDEVVERLPRNPAAEILRFMLNSDVIEFLVGTRINEAHQDPSMPVELEIRRNVVRKIAGLLEQRYLKKTSVRFI; encoded by the coding sequence ATGGATGACATCTTCGTCGAAGTCGGGTCGTTCCAGATACCCAAGTACGGTGAACATGCCGAGGGAGATGTGTTCTTCTCGAAGAAAGATCTCAACGGCAAGCGCATCGTCTCCGTGCTCTCCGACGGCCTTGGTTCGGGGATAAAGGCATCTGTCCTGGCCACGCTCACGGCCACTATCGGAGCGGGGTGTATCGCTCACAAGCTCTCCCTGGAAAGGACGGGAGGGCTTCTCATGCGGACACTTCCCGTATGTTCGAAACGCAAGATAAGTTATGCGACGTTTACCATCGTGGATATAGATTCGGACTACAGGGTTTCCTGCCTGGAATACGACAATCCCCCCTATCTCCTGTGGAGGGGGGACCGGCTCCTTGAAACGAGGCGGGACCGGAGGATCCTTCGTCGACAGGGCAAGGGACATCCTGCCTCCATGGAAGTGGCGCTCTCCTCTTTCCAGGCCGTCCTCGATGACAGGCTCATCTTCTTCTCCGATGGGGTGACCCAGTGCGGCATGGGAAGCCGTCGTTTCCCCTTGGGATGGGGATTGGAGGGGGTGATCGACTACGTGGGGAACATCCTTTCCGTCACGCCGGATATATCGGCGCGGGACCTCGCCCGCGTGGTGGTGCAGCGAGCCCTCATGATCGACGAGGGCAAGGCCAAGGATGACATCACGTGCGGGGTCGTGTATTTCAGAAAGGCACGACGGCTACTCGTGGTGACCGGCCCTCCGCTCCGGAGGGATCGTGACAGGGACCTCGCCGCACTCTTCAGGGATTTTAGAGGCACGCGTATCATCTGTGGGGGAACCACTGCCACCATCATCGCCCGGGAGTTGGGCAAGCGGCTTTCGGTGAGGCTGGAGTGTGTCGATCCGGCCTTGCCCCCGCCGGGAGAGATGGAGGGGGCCGACCTGGTGACCGAGGGGATCCTCACGCTTGGGAAGGTGGCGGAGTATCTCGAGAGGGATGAAGTGGTGGAACGTCTTCCTCGCAACCCGGCCGCGGAGATCCTTCGTTTCATGCTCAATTCCGACGTGATCGAATTCCTGGTCGGGACGAGGATAAACGAGGCACATCAGGATCCTTCTATGCCGGTGGAGCTGGAGATCCGGAGAAATGTGGTGAGAAAGATCGCTGGTCTGTTGGAACAGCGATACTTGAAGAAGACCAGTGTACGATTCATCTGA
- a CDS encoding [Fe-Fe] hydrogenase large subunit C-terminal domain-containing protein — translation MTFQRLIYTVTSDCFDCYKCIRECPVKAIRISGGRAEVVEELCLYCGHCVEVCPSGAKRVRSGVDRAKTILSLRSKVVLSLAPSFPAFFRDTSPQELIAACRKLGFHAVSETAVGADIVSEKIREMLSGHEGQGEGRLLISSACPVIVEYISRYRPDLLPCVIPVGSPMRAHAEYLKSVFGHETAVVFAGPCIAKKREAEQSGGVVDLALTFSELAAWMEEAGVYPSDLRTDGGDFYPSRSSYGALYPIQGGAIRTLERMGTPGSWVFESFSGITQIARALDGLDIDSLDVPLFLELLACEGGCINGPAFGSRRGSLDRHLKVLSYAEGASREWVRCALPLEVEVHGDPYRETPISDEEIREALRSVGKYSPEDELNCSGCGYDTCRAFAEAIVRGRAERTMCVSYMRKLAQKKANALLKTMPSAAVVVDQDLKVVECNSNFARLWGAEIEGMYGVRPGLEGADLRKIVPFWKVFQLVLDDQGPELVEEDFRVGKRIIHGSIFVIERGAVAGGLFQDITVPWIQRDRIVQQARKVMKDHLRTVQKVAYLLGENAAEMEATLSSIVESFEGEHHG, via the coding sequence ATGACATTCCAGCGCCTCATCTATACGGTCACGTCCGACTGTTTCGATTGCTACAAGTGTATCCGCGAATGTCCTGTGAAGGCCATACGCATCTCCGGCGGTCGTGCGGAGGTGGTAGAAGAGTTGTGCCTATACTGTGGCCATTGTGTGGAGGTGTGTCCTTCCGGCGCAAAGAGGGTGCGCTCCGGTGTCGACAGGGCCAAGACGATCCTTTCGCTCCGATCGAAGGTCGTGCTTTCTCTCGCACCGAGTTTCCCTGCGTTCTTCAGGGATACGTCCCCTCAGGAGCTCATCGCCGCATGCAGAAAGTTGGGGTTCCATGCCGTCTCCGAAACCGCGGTGGGTGCGGATATCGTGTCCGAGAAGATAAGGGAGATGCTCTCGGGGCACGAGGGACAGGGAGAGGGGCGTCTTCTCATCTCTTCGGCCTGTCCGGTGATCGTGGAGTACATTTCGAGGTATCGTCCGGACCTCCTTCCTTGTGTGATACCTGTGGGCTCCCCCATGAGGGCGCATGCCGAATACCTCAAATCGGTCTTCGGGCATGAGACCGCAGTGGTCTTTGCAGGTCCGTGCATCGCGAAGAAGAGGGAGGCGGAACAGTCGGGAGGGGTGGTGGATCTCGCGCTCACCTTCTCCGAGCTCGCTGCTTGGATGGAGGAGGCGGGTGTCTACCCCTCCGATCTCAGGACCGATGGAGGCGATTTCTATCCTTCACGTTCATCCTATGGCGCCTTGTACCCGATCCAGGGAGGGGCCATCCGTACCCTCGAGCGTATGGGAACTCCCGGCTCGTGGGTCTTCGAGTCGTTCTCCGGGATCACACAGATCGCCCGCGCCCTCGACGGTCTGGACATCGATTCCCTGGATGTACCGCTTTTCCTGGAACTTCTCGCCTGTGAGGGGGGATGTATCAACGGCCCGGCGTTCGGCAGCCGTAGAGGGAGCCTGGACCGTCATCTGAAGGTCCTGTCGTACGCCGAGGGGGCCTCCAGGGAGTGGGTGAGATGCGCGCTCCCGCTCGAGGTGGAGGTGCACGGCGATCCATACCGTGAGACTCCGATCTCCGATGAGGAGATACGTGAGGCCCTCCGCTCGGTAGGCAAGTATTCCCCTGAGGACGAGCTCAACTGTTCCGGCTGCGGCTATGATACGTGTCGCGCCTTTGCCGAGGCCATAGTGCGGGGGAGGGCGGAGCGGACCATGTGTGTTTCCTACATGAGGAAATTGGCACAGAAGAAGGCGAATGCGCTCCTCAAGACCATGCCCTCGGCCGCGGTGGTGGTGGATCAGGATCTGAAGGTGGTGGAGTGTAATTCCAATTTCGCGCGCCTCTGGGGAGCAGAGATAGAGGGTATGTACGGAGTGAGGCCCGGTCTCGAAGGAGCCGATCTGAGAAAGATCGTTCCCTTCTGGAAGGTTTTCCAGCTCGTGCTCGACGATCAGGGACCGGAGCTCGTGGAGGAGGATTTCAGGGTGGGAAAGCGGATCATCCACGGGAGCATCTTCGTGATCGAACGGGGTGCGGTTGCGGGAGGACTCTTCCAGGATATCACGGTGCCCTGGATACAGCGTGACAGGATCGTCCAACAGGCGAGGAAGGTCATGAAGGATCACCTCCGTACGGTCCAGAAGGTGGCCTATCTCCTGGGTGAAAACGCAGCGGAGATGGAAGCGACCTTGAGTTCCATCGTCGAGTCCTTCGAGGGGGAGCATCATGGATGA
- a CDS encoding (2Fe-2S) ferredoxin domain-containing protein — protein MTEDRSIVVCMGSSCHARGNALTVKVIRAWLEEHGLDQDVEVRGELCSGRCKEGPVVRIGNRIYERVQPEAVPDILSFEFPEDM, from the coding sequence ATGACTGAGGACCGATCCATCGTCGTGTGTATGGGAAGCTCCTGCCATGCCCGTGGTAATGCCCTCACGGTGAAGGTGATCAGGGCATGGCTCGAAGAACACGGCCTCGATCAGGATGTCGAGGTGAGAGGTGAGCTGTGTTCCGGAAGGTGCAAGGAAGGTCCTGTGGTACGGATAGGTAACAGGATCTACGAGCGTGTCCAGCCGGAGGCGGTGCCGGACATCCTTTCCTTCGAATTCCCGGAGGACATGTAA
- a CDS encoding ATP-dependent Clp protease ATP-binding subunit — protein MFKDLTQRAQKILTVLAQDEAKRFHAEELEPEHIILAIIREGAGVAYRAIKRLKIAPEEIQVFVEKNLSKQRGSFILGDVPLSSRSRRVLEYAAEEARHLDDEYIGTEHLMLGCARDGEGVFTRFLAQKGIDLEVLREAILEVKGSESVYNSSWGGKEEQEKRRGAFQSAAYRKNTPLLDEFSRDLTELAQTGKLDPVIGRERELRRIVQILARRTKNNPVLIGDPGVGKTAIVEALAQRIVRGEVPEILEGKRILVLDLAALVAGTKYRGEFEERLKRVMREIVSVKNVVLFIDELHTIIGAGGAEGAIDASNMLKPALSRGEIQCIGATTLDEYRKYIEKDAALERRFQPVYVREPTIEETIQILEGIKTRYEDFHNVTYTRKAVEAAVVLSARYITERHLPDKAIDLLDEAGSRTHVQVLNRPQEIEELEKKIEQLNSEKIMLVNTQNYERAAAVRDQVNRLKMELERLKTAWKLEIKRTQNIVDQEDIQEVVSDITGIPLVRIAQSESERLLHIEEELHRKVISQDEAIKVVASAIRRARTGLSSPNRPMGSFVFLGPTGVGKTLLAKTLAEYLFGDTSALIRLDMSDFMEKHNVSRLVGAPPGYVGYEEGGLLTEKVRHRPYSVILFDEIEKAHPDVFNILLQILEEGELQDNLGHRVSFRNAVLIMTSNAGAREITRESTVGFQTKEGILDFREIQASAMNELRRIFRPEFLNRIDEIVVFKSLSRADLERILGLLLEEVFQRVREQGMEIEITKRAREYLLEKGYDPRYGARPLRRTIQRELEDPLSMEILRQRFVPGSYILVTVRSGKLVFQQKQTKKPPEKVTVETR, from the coding sequence ATGTTTAAGGATTTGACGCAGCGCGCCCAGAAGATACTCACGGTGCTCGCCCAGGATGAGGCGAAGCGGTTTCATGCGGAAGAACTGGAGCCGGAGCATATCATCCTCGCCATCATCCGCGAAGGGGCGGGCGTTGCCTATAGAGCGATAAAACGTCTCAAGATCGCGCCGGAGGAGATCCAGGTCTTCGTAGAGAAGAATCTCTCCAAACAGAGGGGGAGTTTCATCCTCGGGGATGTGCCCCTTTCCTCCAGGAGCAGGAGGGTCCTCGAGTATGCAGCCGAGGAGGCCCGCCATTTGGACGACGAATACATTGGGACCGAGCATCTCATGCTGGGATGTGCCCGCGACGGCGAGGGGGTGTTCACCCGGTTCCTGGCCCAGAAGGGCATCGACCTGGAAGTCTTGAGGGAGGCCATCCTCGAGGTGAAGGGGAGTGAATCGGTGTACAACAGCTCGTGGGGGGGGAAGGAGGAACAGGAGAAACGGAGGGGGGCCTTCCAGTCGGCTGCCTACAGAAAGAATACCCCATTGCTCGACGAGTTCTCCAGGGATCTCACCGAGCTCGCCCAGACGGGTAAGCTCGATCCGGTCATCGGGAGGGAGCGTGAGCTCCGTCGTATCGTCCAGATCCTGGCCCGACGTACCAAGAACAACCCCGTGCTCATCGGTGACCCGGGGGTGGGGAAGACGGCGATCGTGGAGGCTCTCGCCCAGCGGATCGTGCGCGGCGAGGTGCCCGAGATACTCGAGGGCAAGCGCATACTCGTCCTCGATCTTGCGGCCCTGGTGGCGGGGACCAAGTACCGGGGCGAGTTCGAGGAACGGCTCAAGCGGGTGATGCGGGAGATCGTCTCGGTGAAGAACGTGGTCCTCTTCATCGACGAGCTCCACACCATCATTGGCGCGGGCGGTGCCGAGGGTGCCATCGACGCCTCCAACATGCTCAAGCCTGCGCTCTCACGGGGGGAGATCCAGTGCATCGGCGCCACCACCCTGGACGAGTACCGGAAGTACATCGAAAAGGATGCGGCACTGGAGCGTAGGTTCCAGCCCGTGTACGTTCGCGAGCCGACCATCGAGGAGACGATCCAGATCCTCGAAGGGATAAAGACGAGGTACGAGGATTTCCACAACGTCACCTATACGCGCAAGGCCGTGGAGGCGGCGGTGGTCCTCTCTGCCCGCTACATCACCGAACGCCACCTGCCCGACAAGGCCATCGATCTGCTCGACGAGGCGGGATCGCGGACCCACGTGCAGGTGCTCAACCGGCCTCAGGAGATAGAGGAGCTTGAGAAAAAGATAGAGCAGCTCAATTCCGAGAAGATCATGCTCGTGAACACGCAGAACTACGAGCGGGCGGCTGCGGTGAGGGACCAGGTGAACCGGCTCAAGATGGAGCTCGAGAGGCTGAAGACCGCCTGGAAGCTCGAGATCAAGCGGACGCAGAACATCGTCGATCAGGAGGACATCCAGGAGGTGGTCTCCGACATCACCGGCATCCCGCTCGTGAGGATCGCGCAGAGTGAATCGGAGCGTCTCCTCCATATCGAGGAGGAACTCCACCGGAAGGTGATAAGCCAGGACGAGGCCATAAAAGTGGTGGCATCTGCCATCCGCAGGGCGCGGACGGGGCTGAGCTCTCCAAACCGTCCCATGGGATCGTTCGTCTTCCTCGGGCCGACCGGTGTGGGTAAGACCCTTCTCGCGAAGACCTTGGCCGAATATCTCTTCGGCGACACCTCCGCGCTCATCCGGCTCGACATGTCGGACTTCATGGAGAAACACAACGTCTCGAGGCTCGTGGGGGCCCCTCCAGGGTATGTGGGCTACGAGGAGGGCGGCCTCCTCACGGAGAAGGTGCGTCATCGGCCCTATTCAGTGATACTCTTCGACGAGATAGAGAAGGCTCATCCGGATGTCTTCAACATCCTCCTTCAGATCCTCGAAGAGGGGGAACTGCAGGACAACCTGGGACACAGGGTCTCCTTCCGGAACGCCGTACTCATCATGACCTCGAACGCGGGTGCCAGGGAGATCACCCGCGAGTCCACGGTGGGCTTCCAGACCAAGGAAGGGATCCTCGATTTCAGAGAGATCCAGGCCTCTGCGATGAACGAGTTGAGGCGCATCTTCCGTCCCGAGTTCCTCAACCGTATCGATGAGATCGTGGTGTTCAAGAGCCTCAGCAGGGCGGATCTCGAACGGATATTGGGGCTCCTCCTGGAAGAGGTGTTCCAGCGGGTGAGGGAGCAGGGGATGGAGATAGAGATCACGAAGCGCGCTCGGGAGTATCTCCTGGAAAAAGGGTATGATCCTCGCTATGGAGCGCGACCCCTCAGGAGGACCATACAACGCGAGCTCGAAGACCCGCTCTCCATGGAGATCCTCAGGCAGCGTTTCGTGCCGGGATCGTACATCCTGGTGACGGTGAGGAGCGGGAAGCTCGTGTTCCAGCAGAAACAGACCAAGAAACCCCCTGAAAAGGTGACGGTGGAGACCCGGTAG
- a CDS encoding ATP--guanido phosphotransferase, translating into MNPYTIPSLSWFNRTHEPHEVVVSTRVRLSRNVAGYPFPGMLGTRVQQELVERIVSAWSHYLPGTRWVDLKSLPATAKKQLIESQVLTRQDLMAFPGGSLLLSPDTDPLGLVCFSDHLRLVRYDPGYNVQQGMDSVRQLAEKLDEKLPFAFSLELGYLNANVQDVGTGYRVSLLLHTPATFAERAVVMLKKLLSEHDAVFLPFQSGRDLYSQGMFLLMMDGVQGLPPEKVRKRLEDTCTMVIHYEREKRETLLSSRTRREEVRERIDTAWKILTSSRKVSSKAASEALLLLRTAAVWGVGPRMDLGCFPYLYFASQPGHMRSRMEVEGVSLSREGEEEARAAWLREMLSDHG; encoded by the coding sequence ATGAATCCTTACACCATTCCATCGCTCTCATGGTTCAACAGGACACACGAGCCGCACGAGGTGGTGGTGTCCACCCGGGTGCGTCTCTCGCGGAACGTGGCGGGGTATCCGTTTCCCGGTATGCTCGGGACGCGGGTTCAACAGGAACTCGTGGAGAGGATCGTGAGCGCCTGGTCTCACTATCTCCCCGGAACCCGCTGGGTGGATCTCAAGAGCCTCCCCGCCACGGCGAAGAAACAGCTCATAGAATCGCAGGTCCTGACCCGACAGGATCTCATGGCCTTCCCGGGCGGGTCTCTCCTGCTGTCTCCCGATACCGACCCTCTCGGTCTCGTCTGCTTCTCCGATCATCTCCGGCTGGTGCGATACGATCCCGGCTACAACGTGCAGCAGGGTATGGACAGCGTGCGTCAGCTGGCGGAGAAGCTGGACGAGAAGCTCCCGTTTGCCTTCTCGCTCGAATTGGGCTATCTCAATGCCAACGTACAGGATGTGGGAACCGGGTACAGGGTTTCGCTCCTCCTCCACACCCCTGCCACCTTTGCAGAGCGGGCCGTGGTGATGCTGAAGAAGCTCCTTTCCGAGCACGATGCGGTCTTCCTCCCTTTCCAGAGCGGCAGGGATCTGTACTCGCAAGGCATGTTCCTCCTGATGATGGACGGAGTCCAGGGCCTTCCCCCTGAAAAAGTACGAAAAAGGCTTGAAGATACCTGTACTATGGTAATACATTATGAGAGGGAGAAGCGAGAAACCCTTCTCTCCAGCAGGACGAGGAGAGAAGAGGTTCGGGAGAGGATCGACACCGCGTGGAAGATCCTCACGAGCTCCCGGAAGGTGTCCTCGAAGGCTGCCAGTGAGGCCTTGCTCCTCCTGAGGACGGCGGCGGTGTGGGGGGTGGGACCCCGCATGGATCTGGGGTGTTTCCCATACCTGTACTTCGCCTCCCAGCCGGGACACATGAGGAGCAGGATGGAGGTAGAGGGAGTTTCTCTCTCGCGTGAGGGAGAGGAGGAAGCCCGTGCGGCATGGCTCAGGGAGATGCTCTCTGACCATGGGTAG
- a CDS encoding UvrB/UvrC motif-containing protein: MACTICGEEDVVLKIQHIANGEVKEIELCAQCAESVEIEHFGGDLSFNIEEFLQALFVPEEDGLDDAEDEEEDDVLCPGCGMSMEEFRARQRAGCPDCYYVFRKEAYQFLPQGYRYRGSVPRRFNTVKRILMDRMRLKRSLEHAIRNEDYERAARIRDRLRELEEDRAEQGS; the protein is encoded by the coding sequence ATGGCATGCACGATCTGCGGTGAGGAGGATGTGGTCCTCAAGATACAGCATATCGCCAATGGCGAGGTGAAGGAGATAGAGCTCTGCGCCCAGTGTGCCGAGAGTGTGGAGATAGAACACTTCGGGGGGGATCTGAGCTTCAATATAGAGGAGTTCCTGCAGGCCCTCTTCGTTCCCGAGGAGGATGGCCTGGACGATGCGGAGGACGAGGAGGAAGACGACGTTCTCTGTCCGGGATGCGGTATGTCGATGGAGGAGTTCAGGGCCAGACAGCGGGCGGGGTGCCCCGACTGCTACTATGTCTTCAGGAAAGAGGCCTATCAGTTCCTCCCGCAGGGGTACAGGTACAGGGGGAGTGTCCCTCGGAGGTTCAACACCGTGAAGCGCATTCTCATGGACAGGATGCGGCTCAAGCGGAGCCTCGAACACGCCATCCGCAACGAGGACTACGAACGCGCAGCGAGGATCCGTGACAGGCTCCGAGAACTGGAAGAAGACAGGGCAGAACAGGGTTCATGA
- a CDS encoding ABC transporter permease, which produces MKRLIYLAWKNLFDGPSLAPRIRSSLLAVALGLVPFVVVLHVSDGMIEAITRRFLETTTYHFQAFAYAPDLSMEEGVERLAAEGFLAVPEIQGMGLLVNGVRREGVTIRAVPSWWWEKDEGLRSSLSIEKGRFDLSSPRHMVVGVEVARTLGISVGDKVKLLVLRSFGGGTILPRIATFEVTGVTSTGYQDVDKLWVYVPFEWGDRVFDRRSSRAFLGIKVEDPFHDMEALRSRIAACLGAGWVVLSWKDLGRAQFLSFSTSRALLLAIMGLLVLIAALSISSSLVMLVLERAEEIAMLKSIGVPPRLVSRAYLWTGMLVGMAGSLAGMACGLLISLYINELFAFLEHLVNLWLRLAAGLRGGSYEPVRILSSDFYVERIPVHPSPFVLWLIFVGASLIAFLASWGPARYVLRISPVEVLRREG; this is translated from the coding sequence ATGAAGCGCCTCATCTATCTCGCATGGAAGAACCTCTTTGACGGCCCTTCCCTCGCACCCCGTATCCGGTCCTCGCTCCTGGCCGTGGCCCTCGGCCTCGTGCCCTTCGTGGTGGTGCTCCACGTCTCCGACGGGATGATAGAGGCCATCACCCGCCGTTTTCTCGAGACCACCACCTACCACTTTCAGGCCTTCGCGTACGCCCCCGATCTCTCGATGGAGGAGGGCGTGGAACGTCTGGCGGCCGAGGGGTTCCTCGCTGTTCCCGAGATCCAGGGGATGGGCCTCCTGGTGAATGGGGTGAGGCGGGAGGGGGTCACAATACGGGCCGTGCCTTCCTGGTGGTGGGAGAAGGACGAGGGACTTCGCTCCTCCCTCAGCATAGAGAAAGGGCGCTTCGATCTCTCCTCTCCCAGGCACATGGTGGTGGGGGTGGAGGTGGCCCGTACACTGGGCATCTCGGTGGGGGACAAGGTGAAGCTCCTCGTGCTTCGGAGCTTCGGAGGCGGAACCATCCTCCCGCGTATCGCCACCTTCGAGGTCACCGGAGTGACCTCCACGGGCTATCAGGATGTGGACAAGCTGTGGGTCTACGTCCCCTTCGAGTGGGGGGATCGGGTCTTCGACAGGCGATCGTCACGTGCCTTTCTCGGGATCAAGGTGGAGGATCCCTTCCACGACATGGAGGCCTTGCGTTCCAGGATCGCGGCTTGTCTTGGCGCGGGATGGGTCGTCCTTTCGTGGAAGGATCTGGGGCGTGCGCAGTTTCTCTCGTTCTCCACGAGCAGAGCACTCCTCCTCGCCATCATGGGCCTTCTCGTCCTCATTGCGGCCTTGAGTATCTCCTCGTCACTGGTGATGCTCGTGCTGGAGCGGGCCGAGGAGATCGCCATGCTCAAGAGCATCGGGGTGCCACCACGTCTGGTGAGCAGGGCCTACCTGTGGACGGGGATGCTCGTGGGTATGGCGGGATCCCTCGCGGGAATGGCCTGTGGACTCCTCATCTCGCTCTATATCAACGAGTTGTTCGCATTCCTGGAACACCTCGTGAATCTCTGGCTCCGCCTTGCCGCCGGGCTCCGGGGTGGATCCTACGAGCCGGTGCGCATACTCTCGTCGGATTTCTACGTGGAACGCATCCCCGTCCACCCCTCCCCGTTCGTCTTGTGGCTCATCTTCGTGGGGGCCTCGCTGATCGCCTTCCTCGCTTCCTGGGGTCCGGCTCGGTATGTGCTTCGGATCTCACCCGTGGAGGTCCTGCGGAGGGAGGGTTGA
- a CDS encoding ABC transporter ATP-binding protein → MSDPIIVLEEVVKEYPSGETSLRVLDGVSGGFERGKVHVIMGESGSGKSTLLHLIGGLDTPTSGRVLLEGQDMGALDEEGLAAFRQRDMGFVFQMHYLLRECTSLENVLLPAYMAGLSFSEAAAKARDLLVRVGLGDRMHHYPSQLSGGERQRVAIARALVNGPRIVLADEPTGNLDERTSRMVEDVFFSLVREEGATLILVTHDAALASRADTVYRLEGGRLHRS, encoded by the coding sequence ATGAGTGATCCGATCATCGTCCTTGAGGAAGTGGTGAAGGAGTATCCCTCCGGCGAGACATCCCTCCGTGTGCTGGACGGGGTCTCGGGCGGTTTCGAGAGGGGGAAGGTCCATGTGATCATGGGTGAGAGTGGATCGGGGAAGAGCACCCTCCTCCACCTCATAGGGGGGCTCGACACCCCCACATCGGGGCGCGTACTTCTTGAAGGTCAGGACATGGGCGCCCTCGACGAGGAGGGGCTCGCGGCCTTCCGGCAGCGAGACATGGGCTTCGTCTTCCAGATGCACTACCTCCTCCGGGAGTGTACCTCCCTGGAGAACGTCCTCCTCCCCGCTTATATGGCCGGGCTTTCCTTTTCTGAGGCGGCTGCGAAGGCTCGGGATCTCCTCGTGAGGGTGGGGCTCGGAGACAGGATGCACCACTACCCCTCCCAGCTTTCCGGCGGGGAACGACAGCGGGTGGCCATTGCACGGGCCCTGGTGAACGGCCCACGTATCGTGCTCGCCGACGAGCCCACCGGCAACCTGGACGAGCGCACGTCCCGCATGGTGGAGGATGTGTTCTTCTCCCTCGTCCGGGAGGAGGGGGCCACGCTCATCCTCGTGACCCACGATGCCGCCCTCGCCTCTCGGGCCGACACCGTCTACCGCCTTGAGGGGGGGAGGCTCCATCGGTCATGA